The Cyclobacteriaceae bacterium genome includes a region encoding these proteins:
- a CDS encoding glucosylceramidase, whose protein sequence is MKKIFIALLLVGCTPSHNPNDHIHMSAWVTNGDRSLLLNKIDTLVFEERRAVGSVINLDTATTYQTMDGFGYSLTGGSAYLINQKLNAEDRTALIKELFEREGNSIGISYLRVSIGASDLDDHVFSYNDLSAGKTDLELKGFSIDADRTNLIPVLKEILAVSPDIKIMGSPWSAPVWMKDNHLPKGGKLEPKYFAVYAQYFVRYIQEMKKEGITIDAVTLQNEPEHPGNTPSMTMTPSEQAEFVKLHLGPAFKTAGINTRIIVFDHNCDHPDYPIAVLNDAEAKSFIDGSAFHMYLGDISAMTIVHNAHPDKNVYFTEQWTSGKGDFGGDLRWHVKNLIIGAPRNWSRNVIEWNLAADEEFNPHTGDGGCNLCQGALTINSKTGVLTRNVSYYIIAHASKFVQPGAIRVKSEIVDNLYNVGFVNPDGTKVLIVLNDNETDKTFSISDGKKSSAISLKSGAVGTYVWKF, encoded by the coding sequence ATGAAAAAGATCTTTATCGCATTGCTTCTGGTTGGTTGCACTCCAAGCCACAATCCTAACGATCACATTCATATGAGCGCATGGGTCACAAATGGTGATCGCTCATTGTTGTTGAATAAAATAGATACGTTAGTGTTTGAGGAAAGGAGGGCAGTGGGCTCAGTTATTAATCTTGATACGGCCACCACCTATCAAACAATGGATGGCTTTGGATATTCTTTAACGGGTGGGAGTGCCTATCTGATAAATCAAAAATTAAATGCTGAAGATCGGACAGCCTTAATAAAGGAACTTTTTGAGAGAGAGGGAAATAGTATTGGAATAAGTTATCTCCGTGTTAGCATAGGGGCCTCTGATCTTGATGATCATGTATTTTCTTATAACGATCTGTCTGCTGGGAAGACAGATTTGGAGTTGAAGGGCTTCAGTATTGATGCGGATCGCACAAACCTGATTCCTGTATTAAAGGAGATACTTGCTGTTTCTCCTGATATAAAGATTATGGGAAGCCCGTGGTCGGCACCAGTATGGATGAAGGACAATCATCTTCCAAAGGGTGGAAAGCTTGAACCAAAGTACTTCGCTGTTTATGCTCAATATTTTGTGAGATATATCCAGGAGATGAAAAAAGAAGGAATCACCATTGATGCCGTTACATTACAGAATGAGCCCGAGCATCCTGGAAACACACCAAGCATGACAATGACACCCTCCGAACAGGCGGAGTTTGTGAAATTGCATTTAGGGCCTGCGTTTAAAACTGCTGGAATTAACACCAGGATTATTGTTTTTGATCATAACTGTGACCATCCTGACTATCCCATTGCAGTTTTAAACGATGCTGAGGCAAAATCTTTTATTGATGGATCAGCATTTCACATGTATCTGGGAGACATCAGTGCGATGACTATTGTTCACAATGCTCATCCCGATAAGAATGTTTACTTCACGGAGCAGTGGACAAGCGGCAAGGGTGATTTTGGTGGCGACCTGCGCTGGCATGTAAAGAATCTTATTATTGGAGCTCCGCGCAACTGGAGTCGTAATGTTATTGAATGGAATCTTGCAGCCGATGAAGAATTTAATCCACACACCGGAGATGGAGGCTGCAATCTTTGTCAGGGAGCATTGACGATCAATAGTAAAACCGGAGTATTGACACGCAATGTTTCTTATTACATTATCGCTCATGCATCTAAATTTGTTCAGCCTGGTGCTATTAGAGTTAAGTCGGAAATTGTTGATAATTTATATAATGTAGGATTTGTTAATCCCGACGGTACGAAAGTTCTTATTGTTTTGAATGACAATGAAACTGACAAAACCTTTTCAATTTCGGACGGCAAGAAAAGTAGCGCTATCTCTTTAAAATCTGGAGCTGTTGGAACTTATGTCTGGAAGTTTTGA
- a CDS encoding nucleotidyltransferase — MAAGMGSRYGGIKQIDGFGPNGETIMDYSLYDALRAGFTNIVFVVREEIKETVKEMFLPKLQGKAEVHFEVQSLDRFVPTSVGTVDRKKPWGTTHAMLCGKNVIDGPFAVINADDFYGRDSFQSLADFFRSAPADHHAMVGYTLANVLSDHGSVSRGVAEERDQQGHLQKLNELTKIVKEGGIIVSKEENRNRVLDPSLPVSMNCWGFQSSIFDLSEKMFAEFVEKNINNPSGEFYIALMVSELIKQNLGKVDIIGGGNTWFGVTYKEDKDEVSGKIKALVDTGVYPSKLW; from the coding sequence ATGGCAGCAGGCATGGGTAGCCGTTATGGTGGCATTAAACAGATTGATGGATTTGGTCCAAATGGGGAGACCATCATGGATTATTCTCTTTACGATGCGCTCAGAGCTGGTTTCACCAATATTGTGTTTGTTGTTCGTGAAGAGATAAAAGAGACAGTAAAAGAAATGTTTTTGCCAAAGCTTCAGGGTAAGGCAGAAGTTCATTTTGAAGTTCAATCATTGGACCGTTTTGTCCCGACCTCTGTTGGTACCGTTGATCGAAAAAAACCATGGGGAACAACCCATGCGATGCTGTGCGGTAAGAATGTGATTGACGGACCTTTTGCGGTGATTAACGCTGATGATTTTTACGGAAGGGATTCATTCCAATCCCTCGCAGATTTTTTCAGATCAGCACCGGCGGATCATCATGCTATGGTAGGCTATACACTTGCAAATGTTTTGTCAGATCATGGTAGTGTTTCGAGAGGAGTGGCTGAAGAGCGTGATCAGCAGGGGCATCTTCAGAAATTGAATGAGCTAACTAAAATTGTCAAGGAGGGTGGGATCATTGTTTCAAAGGAAGAAAACCGTAATCGTGTCCTGGATCCTTCGTTACCCGTATCTATGAATTGTTGGGGATTTCAATCTTCTATTTTTGATCTGTCTGAGAAAATGTTTGCGGAATTTGTTGAGAAGAATATTAATAACCCTTCTGGAGAATTCTATATCGCATTGATGGTATCGGAATTAATCAAACAAAATCTTGGTAAGGTTGATATCATTGGCGGCGGCAACACATGGTTTGGTGTAACTTATAAAGAGGATAAGGATGAGGTCTCTGGCAAGATCAAAGCATTAGTTGACACTGGAGTGTATCCTTCAAAGCTTTGGTAA
- a CDS encoding aminoglycoside phosphotransferase family protein, with protein MDEILRSFSLTLSDFSIERIGSGHIHETFKLKGKISYILQRVNKNVFKEPEAIASNIRLASDFLKEKNPEYCFVGSILTKDGSEMAYDHEGFPWRLFPYRENTITLDWVSTEDEAFNAAAGFAELTRLLDSIDESKFQETIPRFHDLSRRYQQFIDSLKNSTSERRQNAEETISCCKSFYFLVENYEALLNKNVLRKRVTHNDTKINNILFDEVTHKVAGVIDLDTLMPGYFIYDLGDMVRTFVSPVSEEEQDISKIVFRRKIYDALLEGYKSQLGSTLTSGELSAIPFAGKMMTFIMALRFMTDFLNNDVYYHTSYPDQNLVRAKNQLEFLRKLEAELK; from the coding sequence ATGGATGAGATACTCCGATCTTTTAGCTTAACTCTTTCAGATTTTTCTATAGAAAGAATTGGATCGGGTCATATTCATGAGACATTTAAATTAAAAGGAAAAATCAGTTATATTCTTCAGCGTGTTAATAAAAATGTTTTTAAGGAACCTGAAGCGATAGCATCCAATATCCGGTTAGCTTCTGATTTTCTTAAAGAGAAGAATCCTGAATATTGTTTTGTAGGCAGTATCCTCACAAAGGATGGATCAGAAATGGCTTATGATCACGAAGGATTTCCTTGGAGACTCTTTCCTTATCGAGAAAATACTATTACCCTTGATTGGGTTTCAACGGAAGACGAAGCATTCAATGCGGCTGCAGGATTTGCGGAACTTACGCGTCTTCTTGATTCCATTGATGAAAGTAAATTTCAGGAAACAATTCCCCGGTTTCATGATCTCTCAAGGAGATATCAGCAATTTATTGATTCATTGAAAAATTCTACTTCAGAACGAAGGCAGAATGCGGAAGAGACAATTTCCTGCTGTAAGAGTTTTTACTTTTTAGTGGAGAACTATGAAGCCCTCTTAAACAAAAATGTATTGCGTAAGAGGGTCACACATAATGATACGAAAATTAATAATATTCTTTTTGATGAGGTTACTCATAAAGTGGCAGGAGTTATAGATCTGGACACCTTGATGCCCGGATATTTTATTTACGATCTCGGTGATATGGTGCGGACTTTTGTAAGTCCTGTTTCGGAGGAAGAACAAGATATTTCAAAAATAGTTTTTCGAAGGAAAATTTATGACGCCTTATTAGAAGGTTATAAATCTCAACTTGGCTCGACCTTGACAAGTGGTGAGCTATCCGCTATTCCGTTTGCGGGAAAGATGATGACTTTCATCATGGCCTTACGCTTTATGACAGATTTTCTGAACAATGATGTCTATTATCACACTAGCTATCCGGACCAGAATCTGGTGCGTGCAAAGAATCAACTGGAGTTTTTAAGGAAGCTTGAGGCTGAATTAAAATAA
- the lipA gene encoding lipoyl synthase produces MIELPVISVEETKKRKPNWLRVKLPIGPEYAKVRKLVDTHKLHTICESGNCPNMGECWGEGTATFMILGNICTRSCTFCAVATGRPTEYDEDEPRRVAEAIQLMGVKHAVLTSVNRDELKDRGAEIWYQTVVQTKKTSPSTTIETLIPDTKGNWEALHRMIEGGQEVVSHNMETVERMYRRVRPQAKYERSLEQIKRTREAGKRTKSGIMLGVGETKEEVFKAMDDLVQNGLMILTLGQYLQPTKMHLEVAEFVHPDTFEMYKEEGLKRGLKYVESGPLVRSSYHAERHVNVPM; encoded by the coding sequence ATGATAGAGCTACCCGTCATTTCGGTTGAAGAAACAAAGAAACGCAAGCCTAATTGGTTACGCGTCAAGTTGCCTATCGGTCCGGAATATGCTAAAGTTCGCAAGCTGGTTGATACTCATAAGCTTCACACAATTTGCGAAAGTGGCAATTGTCCCAACATGGGAGAATGCTGGGGAGAAGGTACTGCTACATTTATGATCCTTGGAAATATCTGCACAAGGAGTTGTACGTTTTGTGCAGTTGCTACAGGCAGACCTACTGAGTATGATGAGGACGAACCTCGTCGCGTAGCAGAGGCCATTCAATTAATGGGTGTGAAGCATGCTGTCCTCACTTCCGTGAATCGCGATGAATTAAAAGATCGTGGTGCTGAGATCTGGTATCAGACAGTAGTTCAAACAAAAAAGACAAGTCCCTCCACAACTATTGAAACACTCATTCCTGACACAAAAGGAAATTGGGAAGCTCTACACAGAATGATTGAGGGCGGTCAGGAAGTTGTTTCCCATAACATGGAAACCGTTGAGAGAATGTATCGTCGCGTAAGACCGCAGGCAAAATATGAAAGAAGTCTTGAGCAAATCAAGCGCACACGTGAAGCTGGCAAGCGTACAAAGAGCGGCATTATGCTCGGTGTTGGTGAAACAAAAGAAGAAGTCTTCAAAGCCATGGATGATCTCGTTCAAAATGGCTTAATGATCCTTACCCTTGGTCAGTATCTGCAGCCTACCAAGATGCATCTTGAAGTTGCTGAATTTGTTCATCCCGATACATTTGAAATGTATAAAGAGGAAGGATTAAAACGTGGTTTAAAATACGTTGAGTCGGGCCCGTTGGTTCGTTCCTCCTATCATGCAGAGCGGCATGTAAATGTACCCATGTGA
- the gcvH gene encoding glycine cleavage system protein GcvH — translation MNIPEGLKYTKDHEWVKIEGTKATVGITEFAQGELGDIVYVDISSVGQDVSEHSVFGTVEAVKTVSDLYMPLSGKVLEVNKALDASPEKVNSDPYGEGWMIKMELKDAGDASKLLTAAQYKELIGK, via the coding sequence ATGAACATTCCAGAAGGGCTTAAATACACAAAAGATCACGAATGGGTTAAAATTGAAGGCACAAAGGCCACTGTCGGCATTACTGAATTTGCTCAGGGTGAACTTGGCGATATCGTTTATGTAGATATTTCCAGTGTAGGCCAGGATGTAAGTGAACACTCTGTATTTGGTACAGTGGAAGCAGTAAAGACTGTTAGCGATCTTTATATGCCCTTAAGTGGAAAGGTGCTGGAAGTAAATAAAGCCCTTGACGCGAGTCCTGAAAAAGTAAATTCTGATCCGTATGGAGAAGGCTGGATGATCAAAATGGAGTTAAAAGACGCAGGGGATGCAAGTAAACTTTTAACTGCCGCACAATACAAGGAACTTATCGGAAAATAA
- a CDS encoding sugar MFS transporter gives MSTQNRPVNYTSSLIIIGALFFIFGFVTWLNGTLIPFLKLACDLQSDAQALMVTFAFYMAYFFLAIPSSIILEKTGFKNGMSLGLAVIAVGALLFIPAAMGRTFYLFLTGLFVQGMGLSLLQTASNPYVSVIGPMESAASRISIMGICNKVAGAISPLVLGAIVLKGASEIEVQINTTTDPATRELLLQELSQRVILPYAIIAAVLAFLAIMIRFSNLPEIDPQNEKQGESNGKTSILQFPHLLLGALCIFVYVGAEVMAGDVISIYGKAIGISLDDAKNFTSYTLRSMVVGYIIGILTIPKYIKQEKALSISAVVGIVFSIAAYITTGYTSIVFIALLGFANALMWPAIFPLAIDGLGKFTKIGSALLIMGIAGGAIIPQLYGKFSSLWGPEAAFVAIMIPCYLYILFYSVKGYKTGKSIAS, from the coding sequence ATGTCTACACAGAACCGCCCAGTCAATTATACCTCCTCACTCATCATTATTGGTGCATTATTTTTCATTTTTGGCTTTGTCACCTGGCTGAATGGTACGCTTATCCCATTTCTTAAACTTGCTTGTGACCTTCAATCAGATGCACAGGCATTAATGGTCACTTTTGCTTTTTACATGGCTTACTTTTTCCTGGCCATTCCCTCTTCAATCATTCTGGAAAAAACAGGTTTTAAAAACGGGATGTCACTCGGACTTGCTGTTATCGCCGTTGGTGCATTGCTATTCATTCCGGCAGCAATGGGAAGAACATTCTATCTTTTTCTTACAGGATTATTTGTACAGGGCATGGGGCTTTCATTGCTTCAAACTGCATCCAATCCATATGTGTCAGTGATTGGTCCGATGGAAAGCGCCGCAAGTAGAATCAGTATCATGGGAATTTGCAATAAAGTAGCAGGCGCAATTAGTCCTCTGGTTCTTGGGGCTATTGTTTTGAAAGGAGCCAGCGAAATCGAAGTACAGATAAATACCACAACAGATCCTGCCACCCGTGAGTTACTTCTTCAGGAATTATCTCAAAGAGTGATTCTTCCCTATGCGATCATCGCAGCCGTACTAGCGTTTCTGGCGATCATGATTCGTTTCTCAAATCTTCCTGAGATTGATCCTCAAAACGAAAAGCAAGGTGAATCCAATGGCAAAACAAGCATCCTTCAATTTCCGCATCTTCTATTGGGTGCGCTTTGCATATTTGTTTATGTTGGTGCTGAAGTGATGGCTGGAGATGTGATCAGCATTTATGGAAAGGCTATTGGAATAAGCCTTGATGACGCCAAGAACTTCACCTCCTACACACTCAGATCAATGGTTGTTGGATACATCATAGGAATTCTTACGATTCCAAAATACATAAAACAGGAAAAAGCTCTTTCTATTTCTGCAGTTGTAGGCATTGTCTTCAGCATAGCGGCATACATTACCACGGGATACACGTCAATTGTCTTCATTGCTTTGTTAGGATTTGCCAACGCGTTAATGTGGCCGGCTATCTTCCCTCTGGCCATTGATGGATTAGGAAAATTTACTAAAATTGGTTCAGCGCTTCTGATCATGGGCATTGCAGGAGGTGCAATCATTCCGCAGTTGTACGGAAAATTTTCATCCCTATGGGGACCTGAAGCAGCTTTTGTTGCCATTATGATTCCCTGTTATCTGTACATTCTATTTTATTCCGTAAAGGGATATAAAACAGGGAAATCCATTGCTTCATGA
- a CDS encoding SMP-30/gluconolactonase/LRE family protein yields MRIMILFSIFILASTRCSSQNYISKDLTVENLFSENIEGPNIDKQGRLFVVNYQKNGTIGLVHKDGRVDLWVTLPEGSIGNSIMFDQKGNFLIADFKAHNILSIDPKTKIISIHAHNDQFNQPNDMCINKKDQLFVSDPNWKESTGKIWRIDSNGKMTLLTDQMGTTNGIELSPDEKVLYVNESIQRKLWAFDIDSDSIKNKRLLFEFPDFGLDGMKCDEKGNLFVTRYGKGVIAVISPTGKLLREIPLKGKSVSNLIFGGKDGKTCYVTLQDRKCVETFRSEAAGRNYKK; encoded by the coding sequence ATGAGAATTATGATTCTCTTTTCAATTTTCATTTTAGCATCAACCAGATGTTCATCTCAAAACTATATTTCAAAAGATCTTACAGTTGAGAATCTTTTCTCAGAGAATATTGAAGGTCCGAATATCGATAAGCAGGGAAGGCTCTTCGTCGTTAACTATCAGAAAAACGGGACTATAGGATTGGTGCATAAAGATGGGAGAGTCGATCTGTGGGTCACTCTTCCGGAGGGCAGTATTGGCAATTCCATCATGTTCGATCAAAAGGGAAATTTTCTCATTGCTGATTTTAAAGCACATAATATTCTGAGCATCGATCCAAAAACTAAAATTATTTCAATCCATGCACATAATGATCAATTCAATCAACCAAACGACATGTGTATTAATAAGAAGGATCAGTTATTCGTTTCTGATCCTAATTGGAAAGAGAGTACTGGCAAAATCTGGAGAATCGACAGCAATGGAAAGATGACTCTCCTCACGGACCAGATGGGAACTACTAATGGCATAGAATTAAGTCCAGACGAAAAAGTACTGTATGTAAATGAAAGTATCCAGCGAAAACTTTGGGCATTTGACATTGACTCGGACAGCATAAAAAACAAAAGACTTCTATTTGAATTTCCTGATTTTGGTCTTGATGGAATGAAGTGTGATGAAAAAGGTAATCTTTTTGTAACACGATATGGCAAAGGTGTAATTGCTGTTATTTCACCAACGGGGAAACTTCTCCGGGAAATTCCATTAAAGGGTAAATCTGTAAGCAATCTTATCTTTGGTGGAAAGGATGGCAAAACCTGTTACGTTACTCTTCAGGACAGAAAATGTGTGGAGACTTTCCGTTCTGAAGCTGCGGGGAGAAATTATAAAAAGTAG
- a CDS encoding AAA family ATPase — protein sequence MRRGLVIGKFMPLHQGHCALIRFAAVQCDELIVSMTYKHDDPIPGLTRFEWIKEEFKNEPAIRPEISVDDFDDESLPLSERIPLWLEFLSKRFPRISIIISSEAYGNELGKALAIPHFPFDPERKKVPVSGSLIRENPFRYWDFIAQPARSYFVKRICFYGPESTGKSTMAKHFADRYHTEFVPEVSRELISSNDFTVNDIIRIGKTQTERVIEKSRIANKLLFCDTDLITTEVYCRHYLGDIPPVLLELEHQITYDQYFLFDIDVPWVADGLRDLGNKRREMFELFKLELERRKIRYQIVKGNFADREKQIAEFVDRYFL from the coding sequence ATGAGAAGAGGGCTGGTTATCGGAAAATTTATGCCACTGCATCAGGGGCATTGTGCTTTGATACGCTTTGCGGCTGTTCAATGCGATGAGCTTATTGTTTCAATGACATACAAACATGATGATCCAATTCCAGGTTTGACAAGATTTGAATGGATCAAAGAAGAATTTAAGAATGAGCCTGCAATCAGACCTGAAATATCTGTTGACGATTTTGATGACGAATCATTACCTCTTTCAGAAAGGATTCCATTGTGGCTGGAGTTTCTCTCAAAGAGATTTCCTCGTATCAGCATCATTATTAGTTCAGAAGCTTATGGTAATGAATTGGGTAAAGCATTAGCAATTCCGCATTTCCCTTTTGACCCGGAGCGCAAGAAAGTTCCAGTATCAGGTTCTTTGATTCGTGAAAACCCTTTTCGTTACTGGGATTTTATTGCACAGCCTGCACGATCTTATTTTGTTAAGAGGATTTGTTTTTACGGACCTGAGAGTACAGGCAAATCAACTATGGCTAAACATTTTGCAGACCGCTATCATACAGAATTTGTTCCTGAAGTTTCAAGAGAACTGATTAGTAGCAATGACTTTACTGTAAATGATATTATTAGAATTGGTAAGACTCAGACAGAACGTGTCATTGAAAAATCAAGGATTGCCAATAAGCTGCTATTCTGTGATACCGACTTGATTACAACGGAAGTTTATTGCCGGCATTATCTTGGTGACATACCTCCAGTACTTTTAGAACTTGAGCATCAAATAACCTATGATCAGTATTTTCTGTTTGATATTGATGTACCCTGGGTAGCGGATGGTCTGAGAGACCTGGGAAATAAAAGGAGAGAAATGTTTGAACTGTTCAAGCTTGAACTTGAAAGGCGAAAAATCAGATATCAGATTGTAAAGGGGAATTTTGCCGATCGTGAAAAACAGATTGCTGAATTCGTAGATCGCTACTTTTTATAA
- a CDS encoding aldehyde dehydrogenase, which yields MLKISNYINGVLTEPHSGKFLDNYNPAEGKVYSLIPDSDDKDVSDAVEAAKKAFAEWSTMAVEKRSAILMKIADLIDRDAEKLSLAESIDNGKPLSQAKALDIPRAAANIRFYATGAIHMATEAHVTGIEAVNYTLRTPIGVVGCISPWNLPLYLFTWKIAPALAAGCTVIAKPSEITPMTAFLFSQLCIEAGLPKGVLNIVQGLGPKVGQSIIEHPEVTAISFTGGTVTGKKIAATAAPMLKKLSLELGGKNPNIIFADCDFELAVSTTINSSFSNQGEICLCGSRIFVERSLLEKFTNEFVRRTKLLTVGDPLETTTRIGALVSEGHMKKVLSYIDLAKEEGGKILAGGKRIAMIGRCAEGYFVEPTVITGLDHLCRTNQEEIFGPVVTIQSFDTEEEVLSFANSTTYGLSATIWTENLKKAHRVSAGVKSGIIWVNCWLFRDLRTPFGGMKQSGVGREGGWDALKFFTETKNVCIKL from the coding sequence ATGCTTAAAATAAGCAATTACATTAATGGGGTCTTAACTGAACCGCACTCTGGAAAATTTCTTGATAACTATAATCCAGCAGAAGGAAAAGTTTATTCATTGATTCCGGATTCGGATGACAAGGACGTCTCCGATGCAGTGGAAGCTGCAAAGAAAGCTTTCGCAGAATGGTCGACCATGGCAGTTGAAAAAAGATCCGCTATCCTGATGAAGATTGCTGACCTTATTGATCGGGATGCAGAAAAACTTTCTTTAGCAGAGAGCATTGATAATGGTAAACCTTTATCTCAGGCTAAGGCATTGGACATTCCGCGCGCTGCAGCGAATATAAGATTCTATGCTACGGGAGCGATTCATATGGCAACTGAAGCGCATGTGACAGGAATTGAGGCCGTCAACTATACTTTACGGACACCGATTGGAGTAGTAGGATGCATCTCTCCATGGAATCTGCCGCTGTATCTTTTTACTTGGAAAATAGCGCCGGCTTTGGCTGCTGGATGTACGGTGATTGCAAAGCCATCAGAGATCACACCCATGACGGCATTCTTGTTTTCTCAACTTTGCATAGAAGCAGGGTTGCCAAAAGGTGTTTTGAATATTGTTCAGGGTTTGGGTCCCAAAGTTGGGCAATCAATCATTGAGCATCCCGAGGTGACAGCCATTTCTTTCACTGGAGGAACCGTTACAGGAAAGAAAATTGCGGCTACTGCTGCTCCTATGTTAAAGAAGCTTTCTCTCGAATTAGGAGGTAAGAATCCAAACATAATTTTTGCTGATTGCGATTTTGAACTTGCGGTAAGCACGACTATTAATTCTTCATTTTCCAATCAGGGTGAGATATGCTTGTGTGGCTCCCGGATTTTTGTAGAACGAAGTCTGCTTGAGAAATTCACAAATGAATTTGTAAGAAGAACAAAATTGCTGACGGTTGGGGATCCCCTTGAGACAACCACCAGAATTGGTGCATTGGTTTCTGAAGGTCATATGAAAAAAGTTCTATCCTACATTGATCTTGCAAAGGAAGAAGGCGGGAAGATTCTTGCCGGCGGTAAGCGAATAGCAATGATAGGTCGCTGTGCTGAAGGATATTTTGTTGAGCCAACTGTAATCACTGGATTGGATCATTTGTGCAGAACCAATCAGGAAGAAATATTTGGCCCCGTTGTCACCATTCAGTCATTTGATACTGAGGAAGAAGTTTTAAGCTTTGCGAACAGTACGACATATGGTCTATCAGCTACCATTTGGACAGAGAACCTTAAGAAAGCACATCGTGTATCTGCCGGAGTAAAAAGCGGAATCATCTGGGTGAATTGCTGGTTGTTTCGTGACCTCAGAACTCCTTTTGGTGGAATGAAGCAATCCGGTGTTGGCAGAGAAGGAGGATGGGATGCCTTGAAATTTTTTACAGAAACAAAGAACGTTTGCATTAAACTCTAA
- a CDS encoding nicotinamide mononucleotide transporter: MASFFDISNIFFTALGYPMSYLEFFGVLVGAAAVWLSAKGNVWSWPLGIINVTLIFFLVYQVQLYPDMFLQIFFFITNLIGWWRWTHPKAGEENRKNELRASWMEVKPLIILTLLTIVGTFIFGSFAGNLHELFPKIFSMPSAFPYWDSFVAVISITATYLMVQKKVECWLAWILADIIATYLYFAKGIMFLSLEYFVFCLIATFGFIKWRSDSKITTQ, translated from the coding sequence ATGGCTTCCTTCTTCGACATTAGCAACATCTTTTTCACTGCGCTTGGCTATCCGATGAGCTATCTGGAATTTTTTGGAGTTCTGGTAGGAGCTGCCGCAGTGTGGCTTTCCGCAAAAGGAAATGTATGGAGTTGGCCTTTGGGTATCATTAATGTGACATTGATTTTCTTTCTTGTCTACCAGGTGCAATTGTATCCGGATATGTTCCTTCAGATTTTCTTTTTTATAACAAATCTTATTGGATGGTGGCGATGGACGCATCCAAAGGCTGGGGAAGAGAATCGTAAGAATGAATTGCGTGCAAGTTGGATGGAAGTAAAGCCATTAATTATTTTGACTTTGCTCACGATTGTTGGGACGTTCATTTTTGGATCATTTGCTGGAAATCTTCATGAACTTTTCCCAAAGATATTTTCAATGCCCAGTGCCTTTCCCTATTGGGATTCTTTTGTTGCAGTGATAAGTATTACAGCGACCTACCTCATGGTTCAAAAAAAGGTAGAGTGCTGGTTGGCATGGATACTTGCTGATATCATAGCAACATATCTTTATTTTGCAAAAGGAATCATGTTCCTGAGTCTGGAATATTTTGTTTTCTGCCTGATCGCAACATTTGGATTCATAAAGTGGAGATCGGATAGTAAGATAACAACGCAATGA
- a CDS encoding pyridoxal-phosphate dependent enzyme encodes MNHRISLDRIKKAAEIIDPVFLNTPQYNCEPLSQLIGAEVILKIETFNPIRSFKGRGADFLLSQVSGETNLMCASAGNFGQAMAYACRKKNVSLMVYASVHANPYKIERMRALGAQVILYGEDFDSAKEKAKEEAKRLGIRMIEDGLAAETVEGAGTIGLELLKLRKLDAVLIPLGNGALFNGIARTFKELNPQTKMIAVQAAGAPAMIDSWEAGKMIIHNTIQTIADGIGVRIPIQTALDDMKQLADEAILVKENSIIHGMKLLHTYAGLICEPSGAVGIAAILENKDRFYGQRIATIICGGNLTETQIRDWL; translated from the coding sequence TTGAATCATCGAATTAGCCTTGATAGAATAAAGAAAGCAGCCGAAATAATCGATCCTGTTTTTTTGAATACCCCACAATATAATTGTGAGCCATTGAGTCAATTAATAGGAGCAGAGGTAATTCTTAAAATAGAAACCTTTAATCCTATTCGTTCCTTCAAAGGGCGTGGTGCTGATTTTTTACTTTCTCAGGTATCCGGAGAGACAAATCTGATGTGTGCGAGCGCAGGTAATTTCGGTCAGGCGATGGCATATGCCTGTCGGAAAAAGAATGTCAGCCTGATGGTGTATGCGTCTGTCCATGCAAATCCCTACAAAATTGAAAGGATGCGTGCGTTGGGAGCGCAAGTTATTCTCTATGGGGAAGACTTTGATTCCGCAAAGGAAAAAGCCAAAGAGGAAGCAAAGAGATTGGGGATAAGAATGATTGAAGACGGCCTTGCTGCCGAAACGGTTGAGGGTGCCGGAACGATTGGTCTTGAACTTTTAAAGCTTAGGAAACTTGATGCAGTTCTGATACCGCTTGGAAATGGAGCTTTGTTCAATGGTATTGCACGGACATTCAAAGAACTCAATCCACAAACGAAAATGATAGCCGTGCAGGCAGCAGGCGCACCCGCGATGATTGACTCATGGGAAGCCGGAAAAATGATTATCCACAACACAATTCAAACAATTGCTGATGGTATTGGTGTTCGAATTCCAATCCAAACAGCACTGGATGACATGAAGCAACTTGCGGATGAAGCAATACTCGTCAAGGAAAATTCGATCATACATGGAATGAAGCTCTTGCATACATACGCCGGATTGATTTGTGAGCCTTCAGGAGCAGTGGGAATTGCAGCAATACTTGAGAATAAGGATCGTTTTTATGGTCAGCGCATCGCGACGATTATCTGTGGTGGAAATCTCACGGAAACTCAAATTAGGGATTGGCTTTAA